A stretch of DNA from Nitrosopumilus zosterae:
ATTTGTCGGTTACTGCAGTACCTACTACTTGAGTCAGAGGATTTTGCCTCCAATAGTGATTTTGTCAATCCCAGGCTGATTCATGAGATATCGATCCGCCCAAAGTTTCCTTATTATCTTTTTCTTATGAGAAACGTATTTTGTATCTAGGAACGTATTTATTCCAAAATTCAAAAGTCAAATTGATGCCTATCAACAAGGACAAGATTGCAAAGAGACAGGAAGTAAAAGAACACAATCCAGACTTTGTTAGACCAGAAAGCTGGCGTTATGTTAGATTACAGACTAATTGGAGAAAACCAAAAGGTATCGATCATCACCAAAGAAAACAAAAGAGTAGAGGTCGTCCAGGACTTGTCAAAGTAGGATATGGAGGACCAAAAGAAGCAAGAGGATTACATCCGTCAGGATATACAGATAATTTAGTTTTCAATTTATCAGATTTAGAAAAACTTGATCCAAAAAAAGATGGAGTGAGATTCGGACACAGTGTTGGTACTAGAAAAAGAAAAGAGATTATTGTGAAAGCAATTGAAAATAAATTCAAAATTTTTAATGCGAGAGTGAGTGCAAGTGGTAGTAAATCTTAACGCAAAGAAAAGACTCGCATCCAGAGTCACAGGTGTTGGGATTCACAGAATTAAGTTCGATACTGATCATCTAGATGATATTGCAGATGCAATTACAAGAGAAAACATTAGAAGTCTCATCACTGCGAATACAATCAAAATTAAACCATTTGTAGGCACATCAAGAGGTAGAGCACAACACAAGAAAGATCAGAAAAACAAGAGAGGTATAACTCAAGGTTCAAAACAAGGTAGAAAAGGTGCAAGGGTTGGAAAAAAAGAAGTTTATGTTGCCAAGGTTCGCTCATTGAGAAGATTGCTAAAGATTGCAAAAGACAGAAAAGACTTGACCAATCCAGAATTCTGGGCACTATACAAGAAAGTGGGAGGCAATACTGTGAGAAACAAAGCACATCTCAGACTCTTAATGGATGAAATCAAAGAGAAGAGAAAAGACTAGAACCTGTAAACCGTATTTTCTAAATTCAAAATTTTACCATTCTTAATTTCAACACCTTCATCAATGAGCATTTTTGTTTTAATGTGCTCCCCATATGCATAGCCACCAATTTTCCCAGTCGACATTACTACTCTATGACAGGGAATAATTACAGGATATGGATTTTTGTTCATGATTTTTCCAACTACGCGTTGTCCGTTTTTTAGTCCAACTGCCTTTGCTAATTCACCATAAGTTGTGATCTGACCTTTTGGCACTTCAAGTAATTTTTTGTAAATCTTTTGTTCAAGATTCAAAGCTTGATTACCTCAAGATTTGTAGTTTTAAGAAGGTCAAGAATTTTTTGTTTGTCAGAACCTAGACCTCTCCAATCTAAAAGTGCAGCAGTTGCCATCTTGTTTTGCGAAATAATGTGGGAAAATAATTCTGTATCAAGATTTTCCAATGCATGTTTTGGAATGACTGTACCTAATGCATATTTTCCATCAAGTAATTCATCAGTAAACTTTGAAGGATAATGAGTTCCACCAAAACAAACTGCAACTGGGTTTTCTGGGATTGGTTCAGACATTACTTGATGAACTAGGGAAGCTACTGAATTACATAAAGATTCATCAGTCCATTGTTTTTCAGTGGTTCCTATCTCAATGAATATTGATGGTTTTGTTAATGCAGAAGGACCATGATGCGTTGCCTCTATGGTAATTTGAAATTCTGGGAATTTGGGTTGGTTTTTCTTCAATGTTTGCAGATATTTCTTTTGAAGATTAGGGTGAGGAATTGCAATTTCTCGATCACGTCCCCCAAACTTTGCTTCAGAAAAATTTCCTGTGCTATGGCATGTCAAAGCCAATTGTCCAGACTCTGCAGCATGTTTTGATAAAAATACAAATCCGTCATAATCATATTTTTCTTCTAACCAATCAGCAGATATGGCAGGGGTTGGAATAATCATCAAGTCATAATATTTTCCGTGGAAAATATCACCATCTTTGGTCATTTCCTTTGAAAGAAATTTGGCCATGTTGTGACCTGCCGGGTCATCTTGATACGCAACTAACAGTTCCATGAGATAAGAGATATAAAGACACCTTATTAATTTCCAGCAATGAACCCTAGGCAGACTTTGAAAAATATGGTAAATACCATGAAAATGGCTAAAAAACCAGACAAAGATGAGTATCAACAGCATCTCAGATTAGTTTTGATGGGAATTGCAGGTGTTGGAGCTATTGGATTTACTATTCAGTTTGTCTTTTCGGTAATTACATTTGGAAGGTAAAATTGTCTGAAGAAATAAAATCACATTTGTTTGCAATCAGAACCACTGGTGGACAAGAAAAAGTGGTAATGCGATTATTAGAAGCAAAGGCTAACGCTAATCAAATTAATATTCAATCAGTGCTGCTAGTTGACAATCTAAAGGGATATGTCGTAATTGAGGCAATCAATCCAAGTGATGCATATATGGCAGTTGAAGGAGTTAGACACATTCGGGGCCAATTAAGAGGAGAATTAGAGTTTAAAGATATAGAAGGATATCTAATTAAGAAATCAACAGTTTCACAATTAGCAGTAGACAACATAGTAGAGATTACAGGCGGTCCATTCAAGGGAATGAAAGCGACAATCACAAGAATTGATGTTGACAAAGAAGAGGCAACCGTAGTTTTGCTTGATGCGTCATACCAATTACCAGTAACAGTAGATGCAAACTACCTAAAGATCTCAAGTGAGGCTTAGGAAGGATTAAATTTTCAATTTGAGTTGACAAGATAATGGGAGAACAAAAAGTATCATCATTAGTAACAGGTGGAGGAGCATCAGCAGGTCCACCATTGGGTCCAGCACTTGGACCATTAGGGGTGAACATCATGGAGGTCATTCAAGCAATTAATGATAAAACAAAAGACTTTGAGGGAATGAAAGTTCCAGTCACAGTGATTGTTAATACAGATACAAAAAAGTACGATATCGAGATTGGCATCCCATCAGCTGCTGCACTGATCATGAAAGAAGCAGGAATTCAAAAAGGTTCAGGTGCTTCAGGTTCTACTTGGGTAGGAGATGTAACATTAGACTCAGTAATCAAAGTAGCAAACACAAAGCTAGAGAAATCTTATGCATCATCACTAAAGTCAGTTGCAAAAACAATCATTGGAACGTGTCTTGCATTAGGAGTCAAAGTAGAAGGAAAGACTCCAAAAGAAATTACAGCTGAAATTAATGAAGGCAAATGGGACGCAAAATTCCAATAATAATTCAGCTCTCAAAATACAAGTTCTTTAAATTTTAAAAAAATTGCAACTAAACATGTCAATTCCCACATACAATGACAAACGCATACAAATCTTTGAAGTAAAATCAGATTCAAATCTCGATGTTTGATCTGTGGAAAAAAACACAATGTTATCACATATCAAAAAAGTTCAGAGAAAAAGTTTCCCACAGACATACTAAGTATTTCAGATTCCTACTTCCATGATTAGTTTCCCAAAGGATAGCAACTAGAGAAACATGGAATCAAAATAAACAGCAGATAATTTATTTCAGATTCAAAGTTATTGGATAAGATAAACTGGGTCTTTGTCTGTTTTTTGTAACTCTACAAAGGTTTCAGAATTTTGAATTCCTGGCACCTTTCCTATTTTTTCAATGACTATAGTATGAAGAGCTTCAAGATCTTTTGCATAGACCTTGATAATAATATCAAATCTGCCAGTAACCTCAGAAATTGATACTACTTCCGGTATTTCCATAAATAATTTGTGAATGGCATCCTTTTGTTTTGGATCTCGATTAATTCCAACTGATGCCTTGACCCCAATTCCTAACAATGAATCATCTATTACAACTGTGAATTTTTTGATCAATTTTTTCTTCATCAATCTCTTGATTCTGCTATATAGTACAGATGCGTTTATTCCAAGTTTTTTAGATAATGTAGGAACAGAAATAGATCCATCACGAGTCAATTCAAAAAGTAATTTCATATCAAGTTCATCAAAACGGTGCAACTTAATCGAAAACAGATTTTATGATTTAATATATGTAGGTTTTGAGAAATAATTCCTCCAGATTTACAAGATTTAATTGAAAAATTGTAATTTTTCTAAAATTGTGGGCAACTAAAAACCTCATTCTCTAAACGATTTTAAGTAGGCTTTTTTGAAAATGTTCGTAATGATCACAGAGACTCAGTTGGCAGACATGATAAAACAAGCAAAGGCTGCTACAAAACCAAAAAAGTTTACGCAGTCAATTGAGTTAATTGCCAATTTCAAAGATATCGATGTAAAGAAAGGATTTGCCCTAAACGAAGTAGTTCAACTTCCAAAGACTACTTCTCCAGCAACTGTTTGCATAATGGCAACAGGAGAGATGGGTCAGAAAGCAAAACAAGCAAATGCAGATTCTGTGATCGGAACTGAAGAATTAGATAAATTTGC
This window harbors:
- a CDS encoding D-aminoacyl-tRNA deacylase encodes the protein MELLVAYQDDPAGHNMAKFLSKEMTKDGDIFHGKYYDLMIIPTPAISADWLEEKYDYDGFVFLSKHAAESGQLALTCHSTGNFSEAKFGGRDREIAIPHPNLQKKYLQTLKKNQPKFPEFQITIEATHHGPSALTKPSIFIEIGTTEKQWTDESLCNSVASLVHQVMSEPIPENPVAVCFGGTHYPSKFTDELLDGKYALGTVIPKHALENLDTELFSHIISQNKMATAALLDWRGLGSDKQKILDLLKTTNLEVIKL
- a CDS encoding Lrp/AsnC family transcriptional regulator; protein product: MKLLFELTRDGSISVPTLSKKLGINASVLYSRIKRLMKKKLIKKFTVVIDDSLLGIGVKASVGINRDPKQKDAIHKLFMEIPEVVSISEVTGRFDIIIKVYAKDLEALHTIVIEKIGKVPGIQNSETFVELQKTDKDPVYLIQ
- a CDS encoding methylated-DNA--[protein]-cysteine S-methyltransferase, whose product is MNLEQKIYKKLLEVPKGQITTYGELAKAVGLKNGQRVVGKIMNKNPYPVIIPCHRVVMSTGKIGGYAYGEHIKTKMLIDEGVEIKNGKILNLENTVYRF
- a CDS encoding 50S ribosomal protein L32e, with the translated sequence MPINKDKIAKRQEVKEHNPDFVRPESWRYVRLQTNWRKPKGIDHHQRKQKSRGRPGLVKVGYGGPKEARGLHPSGYTDNLVFNLSDLEKLDPKKDGVRFGHSVGTRKRKEIIVKAIENKFKIFNARVSASGSKS
- a CDS encoding 50S ribosomal protein L11, whose amino-acid sequence is MGEQKVSSLVTGGGASAGPPLGPALGPLGVNIMEVIQAINDKTKDFEGMKVPVTVIVNTDTKKYDIEIGIPSAAALIMKEAGIQKGSGASGSTWVGDVTLDSVIKVANTKLEKSYASSLKSVAKTIIGTCLALGVKVEGKTPKEITAEINEGKWDAKFQ
- a CDS encoding protein translocase SEC61 complex subunit gamma — encoded protein: MNPRQTLKNMVNTMKMAKKPDKDEYQQHLRLVLMGIAGVGAIGFTIQFVFSVITFGR
- a CDS encoding 50S ribosomal protein L19e, giving the protein MVVNLNAKKRLASRVTGVGIHRIKFDTDHLDDIADAITRENIRSLITANTIKIKPFVGTSRGRAQHKKDQKNKRGITQGSKQGRKGARVGKKEVYVAKVRSLRRLLKIAKDRKDLTNPEFWALYKKVGGNTVRNKAHLRLLMDEIKEKRKD
- a CDS encoding transcription elongation factor Spt5, whose translation is MSEEIKSHLFAIRTTGGQEKVVMRLLEAKANANQINIQSVLLVDNLKGYVVIEAINPSDAYMAVEGVRHIRGQLRGELEFKDIEGYLIKKSTVSQLAVDNIVEITGGPFKGMKATITRIDVDKEEATVVLLDASYQLPVTVDANYLKISSEA